The window CGTCGACGCGGTGCTCGTGGCCTCGCCGGGCCCGGCCCACGAGGCGGCCCTGCTCGCCGCCCTCGCCCACGACCTGCCCGTCCTGTGCGAGAAGCCCCTCACCCCCGACCCGGCCTCCGCCCTGCGCGTACTCGACGCCGAGCGGCGGCTCGGCCGGCGGCGCGTCCAGGTGGGCTTCATGCGGCGCTACGACGCCGAGTACCTCCGGCTCGAACAGCTCCTGCGGACCGGCCGGCTGGGCCGCCCGCTGCTGCTGCACCAGCGCCACCGCAACGTGACCTCCCCGGCCGGCTGGACCAGCGACCTGCTCATCAGCGACTCGCTCGCGCACGAGGTGGACGCGACCCGCTGGCTGCTCGGCCAGGAGATCACCGCGGTGACCGTCCTGCGTCCCGCCCCGTCCGGCGACGCCCCCGCCGGCCTCCAGGACCCGCAGTTCGTCGTCCTCGAAACGGACGGCGGTGCCATCGCCGACGTGGAGGTCTTCGTCAACTGCGGCTTCGGCTACCAGGTGCGTGCCGAGGCCGTCTGCGAGCGCGGCACGGCGCACGTCGGCGACGGCCACGCCATGGTCACCCAGGCGGACGGCCGCTGGGGCGGCACCATCGCCCAGGACTACCTCGAACGCTTCGAGGACGCCTACGACCGCGAGGTGCAGACCTGGGTCCACTCCGTCCGCGACGGCACGCCCACCGGCCCCAGCGTCTGGGACGGCCTCGCCGCGGCCGCGGTCTGCGCGGCGGGCGTCCGCTCCCTGACCGAGGGCGGCCGGGTCGAGGTGGAGCTGCCCGAACGTCCGTCCCTGTACGGATGACACCCGCCGTACGCCCCGCGCGCCGCGCTAGAGTCGGGGCGTACGGGAAGCACGGAACGTCGCGTTCTGCGTGCCGGTGGCGCAGTGGCGGGCACCCTCCTCGACGGGGAGCGTAATGAGCACAGCGCGTGACCTGATGATCGTCGCCCTGGACGTGGAACCCAGCCGGCCGCCCGAGCGCGGGGACCTCTCCCTGGCGCTGGCCGGCGCCGAGGCGTACGACCTGCTGCGGGCCGAGCTGCTGGAGCTGGACGGCGACCGGATCGTGCCGCGGCTCCTGCCGCAGGTCGGCGACCCGCTGCTGGCCGAGGCCGCCTCGTCGCTGGTGCGCCAGGTGCCGTACGAGACCCTGGAGGACTGGCTCTGGCGGCGCGGGCGCGGCCTGGCCAGGGCCTATCTGAGCGCCCTGGAACAGGAGGGCCAGGTCACCTGGGAACGCAGCCGCTGGCTGCCCTTCCGGGGCGGCCGCACGGTCCTCAGCGAGACCGGGGCACGGCGGCGCGCGGCATACCGCTGGGCGGCCGACGAGCCGGTGCTGCTCACACTCGCGGCGGCCGTCGGCATCCGCGACGAGATGACCGCGGCGGAGCCGGGCATCACCGACGACGCCGTTCTCACCGTCCTCGCCGCCGTCCACGACGCCGTGATGGAACTGGAGGCCGTCCGCCAGCGCCGAGCCATCGAGGACGCGGCCTTCGCCAACGTCTGGCGCGGTGCGTAGCCCACCGCCACCGGTCGGCGCCTCGCCCGTCTCCCGCAGACCGCCACCGCGCCGTGCCGCCGACGTGCGGTGCCGTGTCCGGACGCCCGCAGGGTGGTGTCCCGCGGCGTTCCGCAGTGCGGTGTCTCGCCCGTCACCCGCAGACCGCCACCGCGCCGTGCCGCCGACGTTCGGTGCCGTGTCCGGTCGCCCGCAGGGTGGTGGTGTGTCGTGTCGTCGGCAGGTGCTGTTACGCCCGGTCGTCCGAAGGGCGGTGTCCCGCAGCGTCCGGACGCGCGATGCCGCGTCCGGTCGCTCGCAGGGTGGTGGCGCCTCGCCTCGCCGGCAGGCGCTGTCGCGTCGGTCTTCCGAAGGGCGGTGTCTCGCCCGTCACCCGCAGACCGCCACCGCGCCGCGCCGCCGACGTTCGGTGCCGTGTCCGGTCGCTCGCAGGGTGGTGGCGCGTCGTGTCGTCGGTAGGCGCTGTCGCGCCGGTCCGTCCGAAGTGCGGTGTCCCGCCGCGTCCTGTAGGGCCGCGCTGCGCCCCGGCGTCGACAGGCGGGGGCGCGTCGGCGCTTTTAAGCTGAGGGGCGGCGTGGGTCGCCGTGGAAGTGAGGGCGGTGTCCCTCGTCCCCCGCTCGTCCGGGACGGCCGCGGGCCCGTTCCCAGGCGCTTGGAGCCGGCGCATGACCCACGCGTGTCCACGACTGCGACGGGCTGTCGTCACCGCGACCGCCGTCGGAGTTCTCGTGGTGCCCCTCGCCGGCGGGACGGCCTCCGCCGGACCCGCCGCCCGCCCCGGGGCCGTCACTGCCACCGCGCCCGCGGGCATGTCACCGACCGGAGTGCGCAGACTGAGCCCCGACGTGGTCCGGCAACTCGACCAGGCAGTGCTGCGCGTCATGCGGCAGGCGGGCGTGCCCGGGGTGACCGTGGGACTGTGGACACCGGACGAGGGCGAGTACGTCAAGTCCTTCGGCGTCGCCGACAGGAGCACCGGGCGGAAGATGTCGCCCGACCTGTACATGCGGATCGGCAGCGAGACCAAGACCTTCACCGTGACGGCGCTGCTGCACCTCGTGGACCGGCACAAGGTGCGCCTGGACGACCCCGTCGGCAAGTACGTCGCCGGCGTGCCGAACGGGAACGGGATCACCCTGCGGCAGCTCGCCGGGATGCGCAGCGGGCTGTTCGACTACACGGCGGACGCGGGCTTCCGCAAGGCGCTGACCTCCGACCCGCACCGGGCCGTCACCCCGCACCAACTGCTCGCCTACGCCTTCAAGCACCTCCCGCTCTTCCCGCCGGGCCGGAGGTTCGAGTACAGCAACACCAACGTCATCCTCCTCGGCCTGGTCGTGGAGAAGGCCGGCGGCCGGCCCCTCGCGGACTACATCGCCACCCACGTACTGCGCCCGACCGGACTTGACCAGACCTTCTTCCCGGCCGGGGCGCAGTTCCCGCGCCCGCACGCGCAGGGCTACACGAACCAGACCCCGAACGGCGAGGTGCGGGACGCGGCCCACTGGAACCCCTCCTGGGCCTGGGCGGCCGGGGCGATGATCTCCAACCTCGACGACCTGCGCGTCTGGGCGCGCACCGTCGCCACGGGCGTCCTGCCCGACGGCACCAGGCTCATCAGCACCGCCTCCCAGAAGCAGCGGCTCACCACACACCCGACCTCGGTCCCCGGCGCCGGATACGGCCTCGGCATCTTCGACGTGCGCGGCTGGATCGGCCACAACGGCTCCCTGCCGGGCTACGAGTCCCTCACCGTCCACCTCACCCCGGCGCGCACGACCCTCGTCGTTCTGCTGAACAGCGACATCGACGAGCACGGGACCGAGCCCAGCACCCTGCTCGGCCGGGCGATCACGAAGATCGTCACCCCGGGGCACGTCTTCGACCTGCCGGCCCGGGCGGCCGTCCGGTGACCGGCCGCTCCACGGACTGACGACGTGTCCCGGGACCCGACCACACCGATGGCGCCGCCGCCCATGAGCGGGCAGACCGCCTGCGGCGCCGGCGCGCACGGCCCGCTGCGCACCTTCCTGCACACCGAGACCGGCAGCGCCGCGGTGCTGCTCGCCGCCGCCGTCGCGGCGCTGGTGTGGGCCAACGCCTCGCCCGGCACGTACGAGTCGTTCTGGCGCACCCACGTCTCGCTCATGATCGGCTCGACCGGAGTCTCCCTGGGACTGCGGGAGTGGATCAACAGCGGGCTGATGGCGCTGTTCTTCTTCGTCGTCGGCCTCGAGGCCCGCCGGGAGTTCGACATCGGGGAGCTGAGGGAGCGCAGACGGCTCGCCCTCTCGGCGATCGCCGGGATCAGCGGCATGGCCGTACCCGTGGCGATCTACCTGGCCGTCAACGCGGGCCACGTCACCGCGCGGGGCTGGGGCGCGGCCATGTCCACGGACACGGCGTTCGCACTCGGCATCCTCGCCGTCTTCGGCTCCCGGCTGCCCGGTGGCCTGCGCGTCTTCCTGCTCGGCGTCACGGTCGCCGACGACTTCCTCGCGCTCGCCGTCATCGCCTTCGCCTACAGCGGCACCCTCTACGTGCCCGCCCTGCTCACCGCCTTCGGCGTCCTCGCCGTGCTGATCGCGCTGCGCCTGGCCGGCGTACGGATCTCCGCCGTGTACGCGCTGGTCGCCCTGGTCCTGTGGGGCGCGCTGCTGCGCTCCGGCGTCGATCCGGTGGTCAGCGGACTGGTCATGGGCCTGCTCACCTACGCCCACCCCGCCCAGCGGCACGCCCTGGAACGCGCCAGCCGGCTCTTCCGCCGCTTCCGCGAGCAGCCCACACCCGAACTGGAACGCACCCTGCGCCGGGGCCTGGCCACCGCGCTGTCGCCCAACGAGCGGCTCCAGCGCATGCTCCACCCCTGGACCAGCTATCTGATCGTGCCGTTGTTCGCGCTGGCCAACGCCGGTCTCCCGCTCGGTGCGGCCCGGCTCGCGGACGCCTTCACCTCGCCCGTCACCCTCGGCATCCTGCTCGGCTACGTCCTCGGCAAGCCGATCGGCGTCGCCGGCTCCACCTGGCTCGCCGTACGGCTCAGCCGCGGCCGGCTGCGCCCGCCGATCGGCTGGGGCGCGATCGCCGCGGGCGGCGGTCTGGCCGGGGTGGGCTTCACCGTGTCCCTGCTGATCGCCACCCTCGCCTTCCGCGGGCCCCGCCTTGAGGAGGCGAAGATCGGCATTCTGGCGACCGTCGTGTGCTCCTTCGCCGTCACCTGGCTGGTCACCGGGGCCCTGTCCCTGCTGCCCCCGCGCAGCCGGGCCCGCGCGCTGCTGGGCCGCGGCCGGGTCATCGTCGACCTCGGCGAGCCCGTCGACCCGGAGCGCGACCACGTCCGCGGACCGCTCGACGCCCCGGTGACGCTGGTCGAGTACGGCGACTACGAGTGCCCGTACTGCGGACTCGCCGAGCCGGTCGTGCGGGAGCTGCTCACCGAGTTCGGCGACGACGTACGCTACGTCTGGCGGCACCTGCCGCTGACCGACGTCCACCCGAACGCGCAGCTCGCCGCCGAGGCCGCGGAGGCCGCCGCCCGCCAGGGCCGCTTCTGGCGGATGCACGACGTCCTGATCAGCCACCAGGGCGACCTGAGCCCCAAGGACCTCCTGGGCTACGCCGGACAGGTCGGCCTCGACGTGGACCGCTTCCGCCGGGACCTGCGGGCGCGGGCGGGCGCGCAACGGGTGGCCGACGACGTGGAGTCGGCCGACCTCAGCGCCGTCTCCGGCACCCCGACCTTCTTCGTCAACGGCCGCCGCCACCACGGCGCCTACGACATCACCACCCTTGCGGCGGCAGTACGCGCCGCCCGGGAACGCGCGGCCCTGACGAGCACGGGCCCGCAGCCCTGAGGCCGCGTCGCGGCCCGGCGGGTCAGACCGTTCGTACCTCCTCGACGCGCACCGGACGGTGTTCGTGGAGGGAGAGGGTGCACGCCTCGGCGATCCAGCCGGCCTCCAGGGCGTCCGCGACCGTGCACGGGGAGGGCAGCCGGCCGGCCACGACCTCGGTGAACGCGGTGAGTTCGGCGCGGTAGGCGGCGGTGAAACGGTCCATGAAGAAGTCGTGCGGGGTGCCGGCGGGGAAGGTCACCCCGGGTTCGACGGAGCGCACCGGCAGCTTGTCGTCCAGGCCGACGGCGATCGAGTCCTCGAAGCCGTGCAGCTCCATGCGGACGTCGTAACCGCGGGCGTTGTGGCGGCTGTTGGAGACCACCGCGATCGTTCCGTCGTCCAGCGTGAGCACGGCACCGGTGGTGTCGGCGTCGCCCGCCTCCCTGATGAAGTCGGCGCCCCGGTTGCCGCCGACGGCGTACACCTCGGTCACCTCCCGCCCGGTCACCCAGCGGATGATGTCGAAGTCGTGCACCGAGCAGTCCCGGAAGATCCCGCCGGAGGAGGCGATGTACGCGGCCGGCGGCGGCGCCGGGTCGAGCGTGGTCGAGCGTACGGTGTGCAGCTTGCCGAGCTCGCCGCTCCGCACGGCGGCGCGAGCCGCGGCGAAACCGGCGTCGAAGCGGCGGTTGTAGCCGATCTGCACAGGCACGTGGCCGTCCTGGACGGCCTTGAGGACCTCGACGCCCTCCGCCATGGTGCGGGCCACCGGCTTCTCGCAGAAGACGGGGACCCCGGCGTCGACGGCGGCGAGGATCAGCGCCGGGTGGGCGCCGGTCGCCGCGGCCACGACGACACCGTCCACCCCGGCGGCCAGCAGCGCCTCGGGCGAGTCGGCCACCTCGGCCCCGAACCGCTCGGCGGCGGCCTTCGCGGCGTCCGTGAACGGGTCGGCGACGACGAGCGACTCGACCGCGTCGAGTCCGGAGAGGGTCTCGGCGTGGAAGGCGCCGATCCGGCCGAGGCCGAGGATTCCGATGCGCATGGGGGCTGGTGCTCCTTGGGTGCGTGGGTTGTGCGTGGTGGTGCGGCAGTGCGCCGGTTCAGTCCGGTCCGGTCCAGTCCAGCTCAGTCCAGTCCGCCGAGCACGTTCTGGTCCCAGTCGATCACCGAACCGGTGACCACCCCGGACCGCTCGGACAGCAGCAGGACCACGAAGTCGGCGATCTCGTCGGGCTGACCGAGCCTGCCCATCGGCAGCCGCTCCGCGGCCCGCTCGCGCCAGTCGTCGCCGGCGCCGTGGAAGGCGCGCTGGGTGGCGTCCTCGCCCTCGGTCGCGGTCCAGCCGATGTTCAGGCCGTTGATCCGCACCCGGTCGTGGCGGTGGGCGTGTGCGGCGTTGCGGGTGAGCCCGGCCAGGCCGGCCTTGGCGGCGACGTACGGCGCCAGGAACGGCTGCCCGCCGTGCGCCGAGGACGTGATGATGTTGACGACCGTGCCGGGCGCCCCGCGCGCCACCATGTCGGCCACCGCCGCCTGCATCGCGAAGAACGGCCCCTTGAGGTTGACCGCGATGTGCGCGTCGAACAGCTCGGGCGTGGTGTCGAGGAGCGTGCCGCGCGAGGTCAGCCCCGCGGAGTTCACCAGGCAGTCGATCCGACCGTACGCGGAGACCACCCGTGCCACCGACCCCTTGGCCTGTCCGGCGTCGGCCAGGTCGGCCCGGACGAACGTCGCGGTGCCCCCGGCGGCCGTCAGCTCCGCCACCAGGGCCTCGCCCGGCTCGGTCCGCCGCCCGGTCACGGCGACGACGGCGCCCTCGCGGACGGCGGCCCGCGCGATCGCGGCCCCCACGCCCTGGCTGCCGCCGTTGACGAGGACGACCTTGCCGTGGAGCAGGCCGTCCGCGGATCCGTCGAGAAGTCCCATGACCGTCCTCAGCTCCCGCGCCGCTCGGCGGCTGCCCGCAGCTGCGCGCGCAGCGCGTCCGGTGTCCACTCCTCGCGCACCGCCCGCCGTACGAGGTCCGCCTGCGAGGGCGGAGCCAGACCGTCGACCGGCGGATCGCTGTCGAGGTTGGTGGGGAACGGGTAGCCCTCGGCGCTCGCGGCGACGACGCGGTCCAGCCACGTGGCGTCGGCGCCCTCCGCCTTGCGCTTGAGCAGCACGGGGAAGACGGCGCCCGCGACGGCCTCGCGGTCGACGGTCTCCATCGCGCGCCCGAACGCGGAGGAGACCTGGAGCAGGTTGGCCATGCGCCGGATGTCCGCCGACCGGTTCGTCCCGGCGGCGTGGAAGAGCGCCGGGTTGAAGAAGACGGCGTCCCCCTTGGCCAGCGGCAGTTGCACGTGGTGGTCCTCGAAGTACGCCTGGAACGCGGGCAGTCGCCAGGCGAGGTAGCCCGGCTCGTACCGCTGCGAGTACGGCAGGTACATCGTCGGTCCGGACTCCACGGGCATGTCGCAGTGCGCGACCGCGCCCTGGAGGGTCAGCACGGGGGAGAGCCGGTGGACGTGCGCCGGGTAGGCGGCGGCGACCTCGTTGGCCAGGAAGCCCAGGTGGTAGTCGCGGTGCACGGTCTGGGCCGCGCCGCCCGGGTTGACCACGTTGATCTGCGAGGTGACCTGGTAGCCGGGGCCCAGCCAGGCCTCGCCGACCAGCGCCAGGACGTCGTTGGCGTAGTAGTCGGCGAACGTCTCCGGGTCGTGCAGCGCCGCCTTCTCCAGGGCGTTCCACACCCGGTCGTTGGCGCCCGGCTTGGCGAAGTGGTCCCCGCCGCCCGCGCCCGAGGCGCGCTGCTCGGCGATCAGGGCGCGGAAGACGTCGGTGGCCCGGTCGACCACGGCGGTGTCGGGGAAGGCGCCCCGGAACACCACGATGCCGGGGCCCTCGTCCAGGGCGCGGACCAGTTCGGCCCGCAGGGCAGGGCGGTCCACGGCCCCGCGCAGCCGGCGGGCGTCGTAGAGGAGGACGCCCCGGTCCACCGCCGAGGCGTGCGGATAGCAGGCGAGGTCGGTCGCGCGCTCGACGAGCGCGCGGAAGGAGCCGAGGTCGCAGTCCTGCTCGGACAGCCAGGCACGGCGGTGTACGGGGACGGAGGACATCGTCGTCCTTTCGGTCGTCGGGCGACTCGGTCACGAGGGCCGTCGCGCCCTGTCATTCTTGTCATTACAAACACCTCGAACAACCAGCGGCGAGCCATCAAAAACCCCTCAAGGACCTTCCCGAGGAGCCAGCGCATGGGCCACCCCTTCCCGATCCGCGAGATAGCACGTCAGGCCGGGCTGAGCGAGGCCACCGTCGACCGGGTGCTCAACGGTCGCGGCGGCGTGCGGGAGAGCACCGCGGGGGAGGTGCGCCGGGCCATCGCCGACCTCGACCGGCAGCGCACCCAGGTCCGCCTCGTGGGCCGCACCTTCATGGTCGACATCGTGATGCAGGCGCCCGAGCGGTTCAGCACCGCCGTACGTGCCGCCCTGGAGGCCGAACTGCCGTCCCTGCACCCGGCCGTGGTGCGCTCCCGCTTCCACTTCCGCGAGACCGGCCCGGTACGGGAGCAGGTCGCCGTCCTCGACCGGATCGCACGACGCGGCTCGCAGGGCGTGATCCTCAAGGCCCCGGACGTCCCCGAGGTCACCGAGGCGGTCGGCCGGCTGGTGGCGGCCGGCATCCCGGTCGTCACCCTCGTCACCGACCTGCCCACCAGCGCCCGGCTCGGCTACGTCGGCAGCGACAACCGGGCGGCGGGCGCGACGGCCGCGTACCTGATGGGCCAGTGGCTCGGCGACCGGCCCGGCAATGTGCTCACCAGCCTCAGCAGCGGCTTCTTCCGCAACGAGGAGGAACGCGAGATGGGCTTCCGCGGCGCCATGCGCGCCCGTCACCCCCGGCGGGCCCTGGTGGAGATCGCCGAGGGGCAGGGCCTGGACGCCACGCAGTACGACCTCGTGCGGGCCGCCCTGGAGCGCGATCCGGAGATCCGCGCCGTCTACTCGATCGGCGGCGGCAACATCGCCACTCTGCGGGCCTTCGCCGACCTGGGCCGCGAGTGCGCGGTGTTCATCGCCCACGACCTCGACCAGGACAACACCCGCCTGCTGCGCGAGCACCGCCTGTCCGCCGTGCTCCACCACGATCTGCGTCAGGACCTGCGGGAGGCCTGCCACCTGGTGATGCGGGCCCACGGCGCCCTGCCGCCCGCCGGACCGACGCTTCCGTCGGCGATCCAGGTGGTTACCCCCCACAACATGCCGCCGCACCCGACGGCCGGCTGAACTCTCCTGCGGGCCTCACAGGTTGATCGCGTAGGCCTTCCGCAGCGTCTCGTGCACCGTCCACGTCGTGCGGTCGCCCTCGCGCAGCACCGCCAGGTCGCCCGGGCCGACGCGCAGGGTCGGACCGCCCTCGACCTCGATAGTCGCCGAGCCGCTGATCACCACGAACAGCTCGTCCGCCTCGGTGTCGGTGACGACCCCGGGCGTGATCTGCCAGATCCCGCGGACCTGCCGGCCGTCCGCCGACTTCCAGACCACCTTGCCGGTCACCTCGGGCGTCCCGGAGACGATCTGCTCCGGTTCGAGCGGCTCGGGCACGAGGTCGGCGTCGGGGACATGCAGAACGAAACTGTGCGTCATGCCGCGACCCTAGCCGGGGCGGACGGCGCCGGAAGGCCGACAGGGTGTAGGGGATCGGCCCTGGTCCGGGGACACTTCGTCGCTTCCGGCGGCGGCGCGGCCCGGCACGTGCGGCCGGCACCCGAGGGCCGGTTCCCGCGCGGCGATATGACCAACAAAATTGTTGACAATCCTGTCTCGCTAGATTTAGGTTCGACAGGCACTCACTCAGGGAGGGCGCAATGCCGAACCAAGCCGGTCCGAGCAGCGGGGAGCAGGCCAAGCAGCATGCGCTCACGCGGCTGCGGCAGGCGATCCTGCACGGCGAGATGGCACCGGCCCAGCGGCTGGTGGAGAACGAACTCGCCGAGCAGTTCGGTGTGACACGGGCCAGCATCCGCGCGGCGCTGATCGATCTGGAGGCCCAGGGCCTGGTCGAGCGGATCCGCAACCGGGGTTCGCGGGTGCGGGTGGTGACAGTGGAGGAAGCGGTCGCGATCACCGAGTGCCGCATGGTCCTCGAAGGGCTGTGCGCGGCCAAGGCGGCCGTCGCGGCGAGCGACGAGCAGTTGTCAGAACTCGTGGACCTCGGCACGGCGATGGAGAAGGCCGTGAAGGAGGGCGAGCCGGTCACCTACTCCGACCTCAACCACGAACTGCACGCCCGGATCCGGGAGTTCTCCGGCCAGCGCACGGCCCTGGAACTACTGGAACGACTCAACGCCCAACTGGTGCGGCACCGATTCCAGTTGGCGCTGCGGCCAGGACGTCCGCAGCAGTCCCTGAGCGAGCACCTGGCCATGATCGAGGCGATCGGGGCCAGGGATCCGCAGGCGGCCGAGGCGGCCGTCCGCGCCCACCTCACCAGCGTGATCGACGCGTTGCGCGACTGATACGCCGCACGACCGCCGCGGGGTGGTGGGCGCACCTGTCCACCAAGGAGATATGAGCAATGACGCACGCGGGTGCGCAGACCCCCAAGCCCTCGACTTCGTTCGAGCAAGGGGGACCCCCATCCCCACGGTCGACACTCGTCGTCACCGCGCACGCCGGGGACTTCGTGTGGCGGGCGGGCGGAGCGATCGCCCTGGCCGCCGCACGCGGTGAGAAGGTCACCGTCGCGTGCCTGACCTTCGGCGAGCGCGGCGAGTCGGCCAAGGCCTGGCGCGAGGGCCGGAACCTGGAGGAGATCAAGGAGATACGGCGCGCGGAGGCCGAGCAGGCCGCCGCCACCCTCGGCGCCGAGGTCCGCTTCTTCGACGCCGGCGACTATCCCCTCGTGCCCACCGCCGAGTTGACCGACCGGCTCGTCGCCCTCTGCCGCGAGACCCAGCCCGACGTGGTCCTCACCCACCCGGTGGAGGACCCGTACAACGGCGACCATCCGGCCGCCAACCGGATGGCCCTGGAGGCCCGCGTACTCGCCCAGGCCATCGGCTATCCCGGTTCCGGCGAGATCATCGGCGCACCGCCCGTCTTCTACTTCGAGCCGCACCAGCCCGAGATGAGCGGCTTCCGGCCCGAAGTGCTGCTTGACATCACCGAGGTGTGGGAGACCAAGCGCAAGGCGATGGAGTGCCTGGGCGCCCAGCGGCACCTGTGGGACTACTACACCGACCTCGCCGTCCGCCGCGGCGTCCAGCTCAAGCGCAACGCCGGTCCCAACCTGGGCCTGCCGCACAAGACCATGGCCGAGGCCTACATGCGTCCCTACCCGCAGGTCACGAAGGAGCTGGCATGAGCGGCGTGATCGTCACCGACCCGCCGAAGGCCGACGCCGAGGACGTACGGGCGCTCGCCGGGTACGGCGTGGCCACGGTCCACGAGGCCCTGGGCCGTACCGGTCTGCTGCCGGGGCGCCTGCGCCCGGTCCAGGAGGGCGTACGGGTCGCCGGAACCGCCGTGACCGTGCTGTCCTGGCCCGGCGACAACCTCATGATCCACGCCGCCGTCGAGCAGTGCGGCGAGGGCGACATCCTCGTCGTCACCACCACCTCGCCGTCCACCGACGGCATGTTCGGCGAGCTGTTCGCCACCGCGCTGAAGCGGCGCGGGGTGCGCGGCCTGGTCATCGACGCGGGGGTCAGGGATGTCGCCGAGCTGCGCGGGATGGGCTTCCCCGCCTGGGCCGCCGCCGTGTCCGCGCAGGGCACCGTGAAGGCGACCGGCGGCTCGGTCAACGTTCCCGTGGCGA of the Streptomyces sp. NBC_01788 genome contains:
- a CDS encoding Gfo/Idh/MocA family protein encodes the protein MARSSTLNVAVIGVGRMGADHVRRIREVVSGARVSAVVDADAERAEAVAARAGGCAAYTDPAAALAAADVDAVLVASPGPAHEAALLAALAHDLPVLCEKPLTPDPASALRVLDAERRLGRRRVQVGFMRRYDAEYLRLEQLLRTGRLGRPLLLHQRHRNVTSPAGWTSDLLISDSLAHEVDATRWLLGQEITAVTVLRPAPSGDAPAGLQDPQFVVLETDGGAIADVEVFVNCGFGYQVRAEAVCERGTAHVGDGHAMVTQADGRWGGTIAQDYLERFEDAYDREVQTWVHSVRDGTPTGPSVWDGLAAAAVCAAGVRSLTEGGRVEVELPERPSLYG
- a CDS encoding GOLPH3/VPS74 family protein — protein: MSTARDLMIVALDVEPSRPPERGDLSLALAGAEAYDLLRAELLELDGDRIVPRLLPQVGDPLLAEAASSLVRQVPYETLEDWLWRRGRGLARAYLSALEQEGQVTWERSRWLPFRGGRTVLSETGARRRAAYRWAADEPVLLTLAAAVGIRDEMTAAEPGITDDAVLTVLAAVHDAVMELEAVRQRRAIEDAAFANVWRGA
- a CDS encoding serine hydrolase domain-containing protein, with the protein product MTHACPRLRRAVVTATAVGVLVVPLAGGTASAGPAARPGAVTATAPAGMSPTGVRRLSPDVVRQLDQAVLRVMRQAGVPGVTVGLWTPDEGEYVKSFGVADRSTGRKMSPDLYMRIGSETKTFTVTALLHLVDRHKVRLDDPVGKYVAGVPNGNGITLRQLAGMRSGLFDYTADAGFRKALTSDPHRAVTPHQLLAYAFKHLPLFPPGRRFEYSNTNVILLGLVVEKAGGRPLADYIATHVLRPTGLDQTFFPAGAQFPRPHAQGYTNQTPNGEVRDAAHWNPSWAWAAGAMISNLDDLRVWARTVATGVLPDGTRLISTASQKQRLTTHPTSVPGAGYGLGIFDVRGWIGHNGSLPGYESLTVHLTPARTTLVVLLNSDIDEHGTEPSTLLGRAITKIVTPGHVFDLPARAAVR
- the nhaA gene encoding Na+/H+ antiporter NhaA, whose protein sequence is MSGQTACGAGAHGPLRTFLHTETGSAAVLLAAAVAALVWANASPGTYESFWRTHVSLMIGSTGVSLGLREWINSGLMALFFFVVGLEARREFDIGELRERRRLALSAIAGISGMAVPVAIYLAVNAGHVTARGWGAAMSTDTAFALGILAVFGSRLPGGLRVFLLGVTVADDFLALAVIAFAYSGTLYVPALLTAFGVLAVLIALRLAGVRISAVYALVALVLWGALLRSGVDPVVSGLVMGLLTYAHPAQRHALERASRLFRRFREQPTPELERTLRRGLATALSPNERLQRMLHPWTSYLIVPLFALANAGLPLGAARLADAFTSPVTLGILLGYVLGKPIGVAGSTWLAVRLSRGRLRPPIGWGAIAAGGGLAGVGFTVSLLIATLAFRGPRLEEAKIGILATVVCSFAVTWLVTGALSLLPPRSRARALLGRGRVIVDLGEPVDPERDHVRGPLDAPVTLVEYGDYECPYCGLAEPVVRELLTEFGDDVRYVWRHLPLTDVHPNAQLAAEAAEAAARQGRFWRMHDVLISHQGDLSPKDLLGYAGQVGLDVDRFRRDLRARAGAQRVADDVESADLSAVSGTPTFFVNGRRHHGAYDITTLAAAVRAARERAALTSTGPQP
- a CDS encoding Gfo/Idh/MocA family protein produces the protein MRIGILGLGRIGAFHAETLSGLDAVESLVVADPFTDAAKAAAERFGAEVADSPEALLAAGVDGVVVAAATGAHPALILAAVDAGVPVFCEKPVARTMAEGVEVLKAVQDGHVPVQIGYNRRFDAGFAAARAAVRSGELGKLHTVRSTTLDPAPPPAAYIASSGGIFRDCSVHDFDIIRWVTGREVTEVYAVGGNRGADFIREAGDADTTGAVLTLDDGTIAVVSNSRHNARGYDVRMELHGFEDSIAVGLDDKLPVRSVEPGVTFPAGTPHDFFMDRFTAAYRAELTAFTEVVAGRLPSPCTVADALEAGWIAEACTLSLHEHRPVRVEEVRTV
- a CDS encoding SDR family oxidoreductase translates to MGLLDGSADGLLHGKVVLVNGGSQGVGAAIARAAVREGAVVAVTGRRTEPGEALVAELTAAGGTATFVRADLADAGQAKGSVARVVSAYGRIDCLVNSAGLTSRGTLLDTTPELFDAHIAVNLKGPFFAMQAAVADMVARGAPGTVVNIITSSAHGGQPFLAPYVAAKAGLAGLTRNAAHAHRHDRVRINGLNIGWTATEGEDATQRAFHGAGDDWRERAAERLPMGRLGQPDEIADFVVLLLSERSGVVTGSVIDWDQNVLGGLD
- a CDS encoding phytanoyl-CoA dioxygenase family protein is translated as MSSVPVHRRAWLSEQDCDLGSFRALVERATDLACYPHASAVDRGVLLYDARRLRGAVDRPALRAELVRALDEGPGIVVFRGAFPDTAVVDRATDVFRALIAEQRASGAGGGDHFAKPGANDRVWNALEKAALHDPETFADYYANDVLALVGEAWLGPGYQVTSQINVVNPGGAAQTVHRDYHLGFLANEVAAAYPAHVHRLSPVLTLQGAVAHCDMPVESGPTMYLPYSQRYEPGYLAWRLPAFQAYFEDHHVQLPLAKGDAVFFNPALFHAAGTNRSADIRRMANLLQVSSAFGRAMETVDREAVAGAVFPVLLKRKAEGADATWLDRVVAASAEGYPFPTNLDSDPPVDGLAPPSQADLVRRAVREEWTPDALRAQLRAAAERRGS
- a CDS encoding LacI family DNA-binding transcriptional regulator — its product is MGHPFPIREIARQAGLSEATVDRVLNGRGGVRESTAGEVRRAIADLDRQRTQVRLVGRTFMVDIVMQAPERFSTAVRAALEAELPSLHPAVVRSRFHFRETGPVREQVAVLDRIARRGSQGVILKAPDVPEVTEAVGRLVAAGIPVVTLVTDLPTSARLGYVGSDNRAAGATAAYLMGQWLGDRPGNVLTSLSSGFFRNEEEREMGFRGAMRARHPRRALVEIAEGQGLDATQYDLVRAALERDPEIRAVYSIGGGNIATLRAFADLGRECAVFIAHDLDQDNTRLLREHRLSAVLHHDLRQDLREACHLVMRAHGALPPAGPTLPSAIQVVTPHNMPPHPTAG
- a CDS encoding cupin domain-containing protein — translated: MTHSFVLHVPDADLVPEPLEPEQIVSGTPEVTGKVVWKSADGRQVRGIWQITPGVVTDTEADELFVVISGSATIEVEGGPTLRVGPGDLAVLREGDRTTWTVHETLRKAYAINL
- a CDS encoding GntR family transcriptional regulator, with amino-acid sequence MPNQAGPSSGEQAKQHALTRLRQAILHGEMAPAQRLVENELAEQFGVTRASIRAALIDLEAQGLVERIRNRGSRVRVVTVEEAVAITECRMVLEGLCAAKAAVAASDEQLSELVDLGTAMEKAVKEGEPVTYSDLNHELHARIREFSGQRTALELLERLNAQLVRHRFQLALRPGRPQQSLSEHLAMIEAIGARDPQAAEAAVRAHLTSVIDALRD